One genomic window of Thermococcus indicus includes the following:
- a CDS encoding tRNA uridine(34) 5-carboxymethylaminomethyl modification radical SAM/GNAT enzyme Elp3: protein MGEKFRKAVEELARAVMNGEIKGREELNRYKIVVSRKYHLSKIPGNSDILKAIPEERREEFRDLLKRKPTRTISGVAVVAMMTKPFPCPHGRCIYCPGGPSVGSPQSYTGKEPSALRAVQSAYHPYIIMMRRLKQLTDIGHDVDKVEVIIQGGTFPAVDLDYQEWFVKCAFKAMNDFPYFRDIENLEEKLIRLIVKKDESVLDEDPKFKEAWQKTHAKPYYYLEDEQRKNERAKVRMVGLTIETRPDWAFERHIDRMLKLGTTRVELGVQTIFNFIHERTKRGHGVEEIVKSTQLLRDAGLKINYHIMPGLPGSNFERDLYTFRAIFEDPRFRPDMLKVYPTLVTADAPLYRWWKEGKYRPYRTEEAVELLVEAYKLFPKWVRVMRIQRDIPVQLIVDGVKHSNLGQLVFNELVKRGIRPREIRFREVGHMMEKFGVQPEIEHIELLREDYEAAGGREIFLSFEDTKNDVLIGFIRLRIPSEKAHRKEINCCPSSIVRELHVYGPLVPIGGKPKYEWQHRGYGRELLAEAERIAREEFDVKKMLVISGVGVRNYYRKFGYRKNGPYVAKRLDRGYADFETGGHFDGHLNT from the coding sequence ATGGGCGAGAAGTTCCGAAAGGCCGTTGAGGAGCTCGCGAGGGCCGTCATGAACGGCGAGATAAAGGGCCGTGAGGAGCTCAACAGGTATAAAATAGTCGTATCCAGGAAGTATCATCTATCAAAGATTCCCGGTAACTCGGACATCCTTAAGGCCATCCCAGAGGAGAGGCGCGAGGAGTTCAGGGACCTGCTCAAGAGAAAGCCGACGAGAACGATAAGCGGCGTCGCTGTAGTCGCCATGATGACCAAGCCCTTTCCGTGTCCGCACGGGCGCTGCATCTACTGCCCAGGAGGGCCCAGCGTCGGCTCTCCCCAGAGCTACACGGGAAAGGAACCCTCCGCCCTGAGGGCCGTTCAGAGCGCCTATCATCCCTACATCATCATGATGCGTCGCCTTAAGCAGCTCACAGACATAGGGCACGACGTGGACAAGGTGGAGGTCATAATCCAGGGTGGCACCTTCCCGGCCGTTGATCTGGACTACCAGGAGTGGTTCGTCAAGTGCGCCTTCAAGGCGATGAACGACTTTCCATACTTCAGGGACATCGAAAACCTCGAGGAGAAGCTGATAAGGTTGATTGTGAAGAAAGACGAGTCCGTCCTTGACGAGGATCCGAAGTTCAAGGAGGCGTGGCAGAAAACACACGCAAAGCCCTACTACTACCTCGAAGACGAGCAGAGGAAGAACGAGAGGGCCAAAGTCAGGATGGTTGGTTTAACCATCGAAACCCGCCCGGACTGGGCCTTCGAGAGGCACATAGACAGAATGCTGAAGCTCGGGACGACGAGGGTTGAGCTTGGAGTGCAGACGATATTCAACTTCATCCACGAGAGAACCAAGCGCGGGCACGGAGTTGAGGAGATAGTTAAATCCACGCAGCTCCTCCGCGATGCGGGACTTAAAATCAACTACCACATAATGCCCGGCCTGCCGGGAAGCAACTTCGAGAGGGACCTCTACACCTTCCGCGCCATCTTCGAGGATCCCCGCTTCCGCCCGGACATGCTGAAGGTGTACCCCACCCTGGTTACCGCCGATGCACCGCTCTACCGCTGGTGGAAGGAGGGTAAATACCGCCCCTACCGCACGGAGGAGGCCGTTGAGCTTCTCGTCGAGGCCTACAAGCTCTTCCCCAAGTGGGTTCGCGTCATGAGAATCCAGCGCGACATACCCGTCCAGCTCATCGTTGACGGGGTGAAACACTCCAACCTCGGCCAGCTCGTCTTCAACGAGCTCGTGAAGAGGGGCATAAGACCGAGGGAGATCAGGTTTAGAGAAGTCGGCCACATGATGGAGAAGTTCGGGGTTCAGCCCGAGATCGAACACATCGAACTCCTCCGCGAGGACTACGAAGCCGCCGGGGGAAGGGAGATATTCCTGAGCTTCGAGGACACAAAGAACGATGTTCTTATCGGCTTCATCCGCCTCAGGATTCCGAGTGAAAAGGCCCACAGGAAGGAGATAAACTGCTGTCCCTCCTCTATAGTCAGAGAGCTCCACGTGTACGGCCCGCTCGTGCCGATAGGCGGAAAGCCGAAGTACGAGTGGCAGCACAGAGGCTACGGAAGGGAGTTGTTGGCGGAGGCCGAGAGGATTGCCCGCGAGGAGTTCGACGTGAAGAAGATGCTTGTCATAAGCGGGGTCGGCGTCAGGAACTACTACAGGAAGTTCGGCTACCGGAAGAACGGGCCCTACGTGGCGAAGAGGCTCGATAGGGGCTACGCGGACTTTGAGACGGGAGGCCACTTCGACGGGCACCTGAACACGTAG
- a CDS encoding DNA replication initiation control protein YabA: MIRERLCREYLEEIDRLERSLRELEDELVELRMQLNLKVDEANRLAIENASLRHRIEMMERREKRLVEFLRKLKIPLIYIDEERFEDVDVDLGPDSKD, encoded by the coding sequence ATGATAAGAGAACGCCTCTGCCGGGAGTACCTGGAGGAAATCGACAGGCTGGAGCGCTCGCTCCGGGAGCTGGAGGATGAGCTTGTAGAGCTGAGAATGCAGCTGAACCTCAAGGTGGACGAGGCCAACAGGCTCGCCATAGAGAACGCGAGTTTAAGGCACAGGATTGAGATGATGGAGCGGCGTGAGAAACGGCTGGTTGAGTTCCTCCGGAAGTTGAAGATTCCCCTGATATACATCGACGAGGAGAGATTTGAGGACGTTGATGTGGACCTCGGTCCCGATTCGAAGGACTGA
- the alaS gene encoding alanine--tRNA ligase has product MSMDMTTRMFKEEGWIRKQCPKCGKFFWTLDPDRKTCGDPPCDEYSFIGKPGIPKKYTLEEMREKFLSFFEKHGHGRVKRFPVLPRWRDDVLLVGASIMDFQPWVISGEADPPANPLTISQPSIRFTDIDNVGITGRHFTIFEMMAHHAFNYPEKPIYWMDETVELAFEFFTKELGMKGEDITFKENPWAGGGNAGPAFEVLYRGLEVATLVFMQYKKAPKDADPAQVVEIKGDYYVPMETRVVDTGYGLERLVWMSHGTPTAYDAVLGYVVEPLKRMAGVEKIDERILMENSRLAGMFDIEDMGDLRYLREQVAKRVGISVEELTKAVRPYELIYAIADHTKALTFMLADGVIPSNVKAGYLARLLIRKSIRHLRELGLEVPLAEIVAMHIRELSPTYPEFKEMEEVILDIINVEEKRYHETLRRGSDLVKREVAKLKKAGRDEIPLERLLLFYESHGLTPEIVAEVAQKEGIRVEIPDNFYTLVAKEAEKAEKKAAAEYAVDFELVKDLPDTRTLYYEDPFMREFDAEVLRVIDDWVILNQTAFYPEGGGQPYDTGVLVVDGEEVKVTNVQKIGKVILHRVERPEPFKEGAKVHGTLDWDRRIQHMRHHTGTHVLMGALVRVLGKHVWQAGSQLHTDWARLDIIHYKRISEDELREIERLANRIVMENRKVTWEWLPRTEAEMKYGFRLYQGGVVPGKTIRVLKIEDWDVQACGGTHLPNTGLIGPIKILRTERIQDGVERIIFAAGEAAVDWMQETERLLKRTAETFRVPPEKVPETAERFFSEWKEARKEVEKLRKELAKLLVYELEGKVEKVGEVEFIGAVVEGAMDDLREAANKLRKEKRVVVLISREGHFVVAVGDGLDVKAGELARAVTSVAGGGGGGRKELAQGRIKNPLKAEEAIEEVKRRLG; this is encoded by the coding sequence ATGAGCATGGACATGACCACGAGGATGTTTAAGGAAGAGGGGTGGATAAGGAAGCAGTGCCCCAAGTGCGGCAAATTCTTCTGGACGCTCGACCCGGACAGGAAGACCTGCGGTGACCCGCCGTGTGACGAGTACTCCTTCATCGGAAAGCCCGGAATACCGAAGAAGTACACCCTTGAGGAGATGCGCGAGAAGTTCCTGAGCTTCTTCGAAAAGCACGGCCACGGGAGGGTAAAGCGCTTCCCGGTTCTTCCCCGCTGGCGCGATGATGTTCTCCTCGTTGGGGCAAGTATAATGGACTTCCAGCCCTGGGTCATAAGCGGCGAGGCCGACCCGCCGGCGAACCCGCTCACCATAAGCCAGCCCTCAATAAGGTTCACCGACATAGACAACGTCGGAATCACGGGCAGACACTTCACGATCTTCGAGATGATGGCCCACCACGCCTTCAACTACCCGGAGAAGCCGATTTACTGGATGGACGAGACTGTGGAGCTGGCCTTCGAGTTCTTCACCAAGGAGCTCGGGATGAAGGGTGAGGACATAACCTTCAAGGAGAACCCCTGGGCCGGCGGAGGAAACGCGGGCCCGGCCTTCGAGGTGCTCTACCGCGGTCTTGAGGTTGCTACCCTGGTTTTCATGCAGTATAAGAAGGCGCCAAAGGACGCCGACCCCGCTCAGGTTGTGGAGATCAAGGGCGACTACTACGTCCCAATGGAGACAAGGGTTGTTGATACCGGTTACGGCCTTGAGAGGCTCGTCTGGATGAGCCACGGAACACCAACTGCCTACGATGCCGTCCTTGGCTACGTCGTCGAGCCCCTGAAGAGGATGGCGGGTGTGGAGAAGATAGATGAGCGCATCCTCATGGAGAACTCTCGCCTCGCGGGAATGTTCGACATCGAGGACATGGGCGACCTGAGGTACCTCCGCGAGCAGGTGGCCAAACGCGTCGGAATCAGCGTTGAGGAGCTTACAAAGGCTGTGCGGCCCTACGAGCTGATATACGCCATAGCTGACCACACCAAGGCCTTAACCTTCATGCTCGCCGATGGCGTTATCCCGTCCAACGTCAAGGCCGGCTATCTGGCGAGGCTCCTCATAAGGAAGAGCATAAGGCACCTCCGCGAGCTCGGCCTCGAGGTCCCGCTGGCGGAGATAGTGGCCATGCACATCAGGGAGCTCTCGCCGACCTATCCCGAGTTCAAGGAGATGGAGGAGGTCATTCTCGACATCATAAACGTCGAGGAGAAGCGCTATCATGAGACCCTCAGGCGCGGAAGCGACCTCGTGAAGCGCGAGGTGGCCAAGCTCAAGAAGGCCGGCAGGGATGAGATTCCACTCGAAAGGCTCCTCCTGTTCTATGAGAGCCACGGACTGACGCCGGAGATAGTTGCAGAGGTTGCACAGAAGGAGGGAATCAGGGTCGAGATCCCCGACAACTTCTACACGCTGGTCGCTAAGGAGGCGGAGAAGGCGGAGAAGAAGGCCGCCGCTGAATACGCCGTTGACTTTGAGCTGGTCAAGGACCTCCCCGACACGAGGACGCTCTACTACGAGGATCCGTTCATGAGGGAGTTCGATGCCGAGGTTCTCAGGGTCATAGACGACTGGGTGATTCTCAACCAGACCGCCTTCTATCCGGAGGGTGGTGGTCAGCCCTACGACACTGGTGTCTTGGTCGTTGATGGTGAGGAAGTTAAGGTCACCAACGTCCAGAAGATAGGGAAGGTTATCCTCCACAGGGTCGAGAGGCCGGAGCCCTTCAAGGAAGGGGCCAAAGTTCATGGAACGCTCGACTGGGACAGGAGAATCCAGCACATGCGCCACCACACCGGAACCCACGTCCTCATGGGTGCCCTCGTAAGGGTTCTCGGAAAGCACGTCTGGCAGGCCGGTTCACAGCTCCACACCGACTGGGCCAGGCTGGACATAATCCACTACAAGCGCATAAGTGAGGACGAGCTCAGGGAGATTGAGAGGCTCGCCAACAGGATTGTGATGGAGAACAGGAAGGTGACCTGGGAGTGGCTTCCGAGGACCGAGGCCGAGATGAAGTACGGCTTCCGCCTCTACCAGGGCGGTGTCGTTCCCGGAAAGACGATTAGAGTCCTTAAGATTGAGGACTGGGACGTCCAGGCCTGCGGTGGAACGCACCTGCCCAACACCGGTCTAATCGGCCCAATCAAGATTCTGAGAACCGAGCGCATACAGGACGGTGTCGAGAGGATAATCTTCGCCGCCGGAGAGGCCGCGGTTGACTGGATGCAGGAGACCGAGAGGCTTCTCAAGAGAACCGCCGAGACCTTCCGCGTCCCGCCCGAGAAGGTGCCGGAGACGGCCGAGCGCTTCTTCAGCGAGTGGAAGGAGGCGAGAAAGGAGGTCGAGAAGCTCAGAAAGGAGCTGGCCAAGCTCCTCGTCTACGAGCTCGAGGGGAAGGTCGAGAAGGTTGGGGAGGTTGAGTTCATCGGAGCCGTCGTTGAGGGCGCGATGGACGACCTCCGCGAGGCGGCGAACAAGCTCAGGAAGGAGAAGCGCGTCGTCGTCCTCATCAGCAGGGAGGGCCACTTCGTCGTTGCCGTTGGCGACGGCCTGGACGTAAAGGCCGGGGAGCTGGCCAGGGCGGTAACGAGTGTCGCCGGCGGCGGCGGTGGCGGAAGGAAGGAGCTCGCCCAGGGAAGAATCAAGAACCCGCTGAAGGCCGAGGAGGCTATTGAGGAGGTTAAGAGGAGGCTCGGCTGA
- a CDS encoding ABC transporter permease produces the protein MIGAIASKEFRDYMTSRRFLVLFGFLLLITLLALAQVKTGIMSWRGMEGESPKVYEVMWGVTYYLGLIGGIFALALGFDAITRERENRTLKVLMGHPVYRDQVILGKLLGGAMTLAVAVVITFLVVLGTLMWMGVTVDGTSITRLAVYFFFAYLYLLVFFGIAVAFSAHSKSSGSALMYALVLFLAVTVVFEAVAPIVADHVAGPQPQPPEGAFMDYSENVTIEELQAYEKLWEEYDEQIQEWSKKYFDTLETVSSLSPRADFQQIAQYVLNPHAQSWEDAMYSAGMEGPEQPTYSLTESLSFAKREIVFLLAYLIIGFVAAYLGFVRAEIR, from the coding sequence ATGATAGGGGCAATAGCGAGCAAGGAGTTCCGTGACTATATGACCAGCAGGCGGTTTCTGGTTCTGTTCGGGTTTCTGCTTCTCATAACCCTGCTCGCACTGGCACAGGTAAAAACGGGCATAATGTCCTGGAGGGGCATGGAAGGGGAAAGTCCAAAGGTCTACGAAGTCATGTGGGGGGTCACATACTACCTTGGACTCATCGGGGGAATATTCGCCCTCGCGCTCGGTTTTGACGCGATAACCCGTGAGAGGGAGAACAGGACTCTCAAGGTCCTCATGGGCCATCCTGTCTACAGGGATCAGGTGATACTGGGAAAACTCCTCGGGGGAGCCATGACACTGGCGGTAGCGGTGGTGATAACGTTCCTCGTCGTTCTGGGAACGCTGATGTGGATGGGGGTCACTGTGGACGGCACTTCAATCACCAGACTGGCGGTGTACTTCTTTTTCGCCTACCTGTACCTGCTGGTGTTCTTCGGGATAGCCGTTGCGTTCTCGGCACACTCCAAGTCCAGCGGCAGCGCCCTGATGTACGCCCTGGTTCTCTTCCTGGCCGTCACGGTGGTGTTTGAAGCCGTGGCGCCAATCGTGGCAGATCACGTGGCGGGACCACAGCCCCAGCCACCCGAGGGGGCTTTCATGGACTACTCCGAGAACGTGACCATCGAGGAGCTGCAGGCGTATGAAAAGCTGTGGGAGGAGTACGACGAACAGATACAGGAGTGGAGCAAGAAATACTTTGACACCCTCGAAACGGTCAGCAGCCTGTCCCCAAGGGCGGACTTCCAGCAGATAGCGCAGTATGTCCTTAACCCGCACGCACAATCCTGGGAGGACGCGATGTATTCCGCCGGAATGGAGGGCCCAGAACAGCCGACGTACAGCCTGACCGAGAGCCTGTCCTTCGCCAAGAGGGAAATCGTCTTCCTGCTGGCGTATCTGATAATAGGATTTGTCGCGGCATATCTTGGATTCGTACGGGCGGAAATAAGGTGA
- a CDS encoding ATP-binding protein — MRFVDREREMNVLQRARERSRKRLYSVAIYGLRRVGKTRILREFLSENDLYFFVNRGKSSTSLLREYSEILREKGILSKREELKSWDDLFEVLFERFNGAVAFDEFQDFRFVEPSVYPALQRFMDENEEKPILLIFTGSTIGMVERLFKDSKEPFYGRIKRELRLEPLDIMGSYGMAREVEIESLDDFFTLYSIFGGFPRYWVAIEDEGIEGEKAERIIDELIFSYSAPLEEEVPRILSLVFGKRSGIYYDILEAIANGSTSPSEIAGYLNRKETSITRQLHELVNYFRLVDYDRAVLGKGSVLYINHPFLNFWFRFIQPRLSEYELNREKLWEDVKGSLPDYVGKRFDFACRGLLRLAGERGLLPIEVSRIGRHWGHYREGGKRKVYEIDIVALDPEGKRAIFGECKWRKKAINAEKLLQELRRKVELTGWRGEVYYLLIARKFRNVPENVIPLDENGIKNLLEGEG, encoded by the coding sequence ATGCGCTTTGTGGACAGGGAGCGCGAGATGAACGTCCTTCAGAGGGCCAGGGAACGCTCCCGGAAAAGGCTCTACAGCGTTGCCATCTACGGGCTCAGGAGGGTTGGAAAAACAAGGATTCTCCGGGAATTCTTGAGTGAAAACGACCTCTACTTCTTCGTGAACCGGGGCAAAAGCTCCACCTCGCTCTTGAGGGAGTACTCAGAAATCCTCAGGGAAAAAGGCATTCTTTCCAAGAGGGAAGAACTCAAAAGCTGGGACGACCTCTTCGAGGTTCTCTTTGAGCGGTTTAATGGTGCGGTAGCTTTCGATGAATTTCAAGACTTTCGCTTCGTCGAACCCTCCGTTTACCCGGCGCTCCAGCGGTTCATGGACGAGAACGAGGAAAAGCCAATACTCCTCATATTCACGGGCTCAACGATTGGGATGGTTGAGCGACTCTTCAAAGACTCCAAAGAGCCCTTCTACGGAAGGATAAAGAGGGAACTCCGCCTCGAACCCCTCGACATCATGGGAAGCTACGGGATGGCGAGAGAGGTTGAGATAGAAAGCCTCGACGACTTCTTCACGCTCTACTCCATCTTCGGGGGCTTTCCACGATATTGGGTGGCCATTGAAGATGAGGGGATTGAGGGCGAGAAAGCTGAGAGAATTATTGATGAGCTTATTTTCAGCTATTCGGCGCCCCTCGAAGAAGAAGTTCCGAGAATACTCTCACTGGTGTTTGGAAAGCGCTCAGGGATTTACTACGACATCCTTGAAGCGATAGCTAACGGCTCAACTTCGCCCAGCGAGATTGCCGGCTACCTGAACAGGAAGGAAACCTCGATAACGAGACAGCTTCACGAGCTCGTGAACTACTTCCGCCTGGTCGATTACGACAGGGCAGTCCTGGGAAAAGGGAGCGTCCTCTACATAAATCATCCCTTCCTAAACTTCTGGTTCCGATTTATACAGCCGAGGCTGAGCGAGTACGAACTAAACCGGGAAAAGCTATGGGAAGACGTTAAAGGGAGCCTCCCCGATTACGTGGGTAAACGGTTCGATTTCGCCTGCAGGGGACTCCTAAGGCTGGCTGGCGAAAGAGGGCTTCTCCCAATTGAGGTTTCGAGGATTGGAAGGCACTGGGGTCATTACAGGGAGGGGGGAAAGAGAAAAGTCTACGAGATTGACATCGTAGCCCTTGACCCCGAAGGAAAAAGGGCCATCTTCGGCGAGTGTAAGTGGAGAAAAAAGGCCATAAACGCTGAAAAGCTCCTCCAGGAGCTCAGAAGAAAAGTCGAACTAACGGGCTGGAGGGGAGAGGTTTATTACCTCCTAATCGCGAGGAAGTTTAGAAACGTTCCGGAAAACGTTATACCCCTCGATGAGAATGGGATAAAAAACCTGCTGGAGGGTGAAGGATGA
- a CDS encoding Nif3-like dinuclear metal center hexameric protein: protein MNRDELVAFLDEYLQISAYPDKSSNGLQVEGKAEVERVAFAVDTTLRTIERAAKAGADMMVVHHGMIWGGLGYITGIHYRRLKALMESGINLYAAHLPLDAHPEVGNNVELLRLLGIEPRGPFGEYRGLSVGFYGEFTEPQPIEKVAQTIAEKLGTTVKTYGFGAREIKTVGAVSGAGAFALEEAHRKGIDLLITGEFTHADYLTAIDLPQSVLVAGHYKTETLGVRALMQVLREKFDVEVLFIDEPTGL, encoded by the coding sequence ATGAACCGCGACGAGCTCGTTGCCTTCCTCGACGAGTACCTGCAGATTTCGGCTTATCCAGACAAGTCGAGCAACGGCCTCCAGGTGGAGGGAAAGGCGGAGGTCGAAAGGGTCGCCTTTGCAGTTGATACAACACTAAGAACGATCGAGAGGGCCGCAAAGGCCGGGGCCGACATGATGGTGGTCCACCACGGCATGATATGGGGTGGTCTCGGCTACATCACCGGGATACACTACAGACGCCTGAAGGCCCTCATGGAGAGCGGGATAAACCTCTACGCCGCCCACCTGCCCCTCGACGCCCACCCCGAGGTGGGCAACAACGTCGAGCTGCTCCGCCTTCTTGGCATTGAGCCCCGGGGACCCTTCGGCGAGTACAGGGGGCTGAGCGTGGGCTTCTATGGGGAGTTCACTGAGCCGCAGCCGATCGAGAAGGTGGCGCAGACAATCGCCGAGAAGCTCGGAACGACCGTGAAGACCTACGGGTTCGGGGCGAGGGAGATAAAAACGGTCGGTGCCGTGAGCGGCGCCGGGGCCTTCGCCCTGGAGGAGGCCCACAGAAAGGGCATAGACCTCCTCATAACAGGTGAATTCACGCATGCAGATTACCTGACGGCCATCGATCTGCCCCAGAGCGTCCTCGTCGCAGGCCACTACAAGACGGAAACTCTCGGAGTTAGGGCCCTGATGCAGGTCCTCAGAGAAAAGTTTGACGTGGAGGTTCTCTTCATAGACGAGCCGACGGGGCTTTGA
- a CDS encoding ABC transporter ATP-binding protein, whose product MNIIETENLTKVYDGIAAVDRLNLTVKKGTVYGFLGPNGAGKTTTILLLLGLIQPTEGRAYVAGIDVQEKPVEVKRISGFMPAEGGLYPNLTAFDNLMYISKFYRIPKEDAKKRAKELLELVGLEDAADRKVGGFSTGMKQRLLLAQALLNDPEVLFLDEPTNGLDPRGAVEMRELIRRLKKDGKTVFFSSHILPEVEEVSDEIGIISGGKLLISGSQEEIKRKFIEGRVFITVETKQPLALNDLNTEVIEWRKAGSNRLTVYASRDIREELVEELTDMGYTVIDVHLHEPTLEEVFLELVYGREDE is encoded by the coding sequence ATGAACATAATCGAAACTGAAAACCTCACGAAAGTTTATGACGGCATTGCCGCCGTGGATCGCCTAAACCTAACCGTGAAAAAAGGGACCGTCTACGGATTTCTGGGACCAAACGGAGCGGGCAAAACAACGACGATACTTCTTCTCCTGGGCCTCATTCAGCCAACGGAGGGCAGGGCCTACGTGGCAGGGATAGACGTTCAGGAAAAGCCGGTGGAGGTCAAAAGGATAAGCGGGTTCATGCCCGCGGAGGGCGGACTCTACCCCAATCTGACGGCCTTCGATAACCTCATGTACATATCCAAATTCTACAGGATTCCCAAAGAAGATGCCAAGAAGAGGGCAAAGGAACTGCTCGAGCTCGTGGGACTCGAAGACGCCGCGGACAGAAAGGTGGGGGGATTCTCCACCGGTATGAAGCAGCGCCTTCTGCTGGCCCAGGCCCTCCTGAACGACCCGGAGGTTCTCTTCCTCGATGAACCGACCAACGGTCTTGACCCCCGGGGAGCGGTGGAAATGAGGGAACTGATACGCAGATTGAAGAAAGATGGAAAAACGGTGTTCTTCTCGTCCCACATCCTCCCCGAGGTCGAGGAGGTAAGCGATGAGATAGGGATAATATCCGGGGGAAAACTCCTCATAAGCGGCAGCCAGGAGGAGATAAAGCGGAAATTCATTGAGGGGAGGGTCTTTATAACGGTGGAAACAAAGCAGCCGCTCGCTCTTAATGACCTGAACACAGAAGTGATAGAGTGGCGCAAAGCGGGAAGCAACAGACTGACCGTCTACGCATCCCGGGACATCAGAGAGGAGCTGGTGGAGGAACTAACGGACATGGGCTACACCGTCATCGATGTTCACCTGCATGAACCAACGCTGGAGGAGGTATTCCTCGAGCTGGTTTACGGGAGGGAGGACGAATGA
- a CDS encoding COG1470 family protein: MEMKKALTAVIFFLLLAVPAASAETISLTLRVGQSVTVNGIPIEFADFSGDGRAAFRINGTTYVLLFGDTVKVTEGLNMTVGSLKPEEGEVHIILSGDSVSVESLPGSIALETQFPSKVAKPGEQVTFSVTVRNNGGDAFVPLSVEVPSGWGARITEGSSEITGIYLRHGESAQVLVAIETSTKTGRFDVLLHAGESQLKLTVTVKEGGVGIQCDYPVKEVEAGESVSFQLRLSSPSPTVVSLSAEIPEKWSAKFLAGGEPVRAVRVSGESTVRLVIGVPSDTPVGMYNVTVKAGNAEETLGVYVNRTHAGENGTLSVRVTDEDSGTYVAGARVELIQDGKTVTEAKTLSDGTASIEAPEGHYTVRVSKESYRDVERSVEIKAGRKKELQVRMRRLPYYMDISVPEPSKSQVLGRVFTYEVILRNLGREDDTYSLSLSVPQDWGGMVVEDPSSHTGITSAYVRSGEEKKLYVLLIPPDTAELGTYRSTLRVASAGSGEEREINLTARLTGSYGLTVTLERYSLKVNAGDEAKTTVRVYNTGTSPLTNVGLEVKAPKGWNVKVEPRKVPSLERDDEVEFTIEVAVPENVDAGDYLITLNAISDQKTKETSIRVTVSKGSGQTYLGLAIILGALLVLGLLLRRYGRR; the protein is encoded by the coding sequence ATGGAGATGAAGAAGGCCCTCACGGCAGTCATTTTTTTCCTCCTTCTGGCCGTACCCGCGGCATCCGCTGAAACCATCAGCCTAACCCTTCGCGTGGGGCAGAGCGTGACGGTCAACGGGATTCCCATAGAGTTCGCGGACTTTTCAGGCGATGGGAGAGCCGCCTTCAGGATAAACGGAACCACGTACGTTCTCCTATTCGGGGACACCGTGAAGGTTACGGAAGGCCTGAACATGACGGTGGGCAGCCTTAAGCCGGAGGAGGGTGAGGTTCATATCATACTCTCCGGAGACAGCGTTAGCGTGGAAAGCCTTCCCGGCAGCATAGCACTGGAAACCCAGTTCCCCAGCAAGGTAGCCAAACCCGGGGAACAGGTGACCTTCTCGGTGACGGTGAGGAACAACGGAGGAGACGCGTTCGTCCCCCTCTCCGTGGAAGTCCCTTCCGGATGGGGAGCCAGGATAACGGAGGGGAGTTCTGAAATCACCGGCATTTACCTGCGGCACGGAGAGAGTGCCCAGGTTCTCGTGGCCATTGAAACGTCCACGAAAACGGGCAGGTTTGATGTTCTCCTCCACGCCGGTGAAAGCCAGCTGAAGCTCACCGTCACGGTAAAGGAGGGAGGCGTCGGAATCCAGTGTGATTATCCGGTGAAGGAAGTGGAAGCCGGGGAGAGTGTATCATTCCAGCTCCGTCTGAGTTCTCCATCGCCCACAGTGGTCTCCCTGAGTGCAGAGATTCCAGAGAAATGGAGCGCAAAGTTCCTCGCGGGGGGAGAGCCGGTACGTGCGGTGAGGGTCTCCGGTGAGAGCACCGTGAGGCTGGTCATAGGCGTTCCCAGCGATACCCCAGTGGGCATGTACAACGTTACGGTGAAGGCTGGGAATGCTGAGGAGACGCTTGGGGTCTACGTGAACAGAACCCACGCCGGTGAAAACGGCACACTGTCGGTCAGGGTCACGGATGAGGACTCGGGAACCTACGTGGCCGGTGCCAGGGTGGAGCTCATTCAGGACGGGAAGACTGTGACGGAAGCAAAGACACTTTCCGATGGAACCGCCTCAATCGAAGCTCCAGAGGGGCACTACACCGTGAGGGTCTCGAAGGAATCCTACCGCGACGTTGAGAGGAGTGTCGAGATAAAGGCAGGCAGGAAAAAGGAACTCCAGGTAAGAATGCGCAGACTGCCTTACTACATGGACATCAGTGTTCCCGAGCCGTCGAAGAGCCAGGTTCTCGGAAGGGTCTTCACCTACGAAGTGATCCTGAGAAATCTCGGAAGGGAGGACGATACGTACTCACTGAGCCTGAGCGTACCGCAAGACTGGGGCGGAATGGTGGTGGAGGACCCATCATCGCACACTGGGATAACCAGCGCATACGTCAGGTCAGGGGAGGAGAAAAAACTTTACGTGCTCCTGATACCCCCGGACACGGCGGAACTCGGAACGTACCGCTCGACCCTCCGGGTGGCCTCAGCGGGGAGCGGTGAAGAGCGGGAGATAAACCTCACCGCAAGACTGACCGGCAGCTACGGACTGACGGTGACTCTAGAACGGTACAGCTTGAAGGTGAACGCTGGAGACGAGGCGAAGACCACGGTCAGGGTGTATAACACGGGCACCAGCCCGCTGACCAATGTCGGGCTGGAGGTCAAGGCTCCCAAGGGATGGAACGTAAAGGTGGAGCCGCGGAAAGTGCCATCTCTGGAAAGGGACGACGAAGTAGAGTTCACAATTGAGGTGGCGGTTCCCGAGAACGTGGATGCCGGGGACTATCTCATCACCCTCAACGCCATCAGCGACCAGAAAACTAAGGAGACCAGCATCAGGGTTACCGTGAGCAAAGGAAGCGGTCAGACGTACCTGGGGCTGGCCATAATCCTCGGAGCGCTCCTGGTACTGGGGCTCCTGCTGAGGAGATACGGAAGGCGCTGA